In Anopheles bellator chromosome 2, idAnoBellAS_SP24_06.2, whole genome shotgun sequence, the genomic stretch CGACAGCGTAAGTGATAATCGCGTGATCGCTGAGTTCCGGTAGATGTAGATGAGCCCTAGACGCTGTTTGTTCctatttttcccttttcggttGTTTCGAAGATGTCTTAGAATGATCGCCGTTTTGCGTTTGTACTTTGTAGGCTTCCCGATCATGCATCTGTTATCATCGTTTCTTCTTACAATCTCTCtcttcatttcattcttcTAGATCTAGCGCAAAACTTCCCTGTCGTAGAACTAATCGTATGTGGTAATTGTACAATTTAATCACAAaactttctctctttcttccctCCCGTTTTAACCATCGGCCATCGACAAATCGACCTCAAAATAACTCATCCTCGCGCCACCACCATTCTACTCCACAATTGCCATTGCTCTATTGTGTGTCTTTGTGTGGATTTAATTACTAACAATTCATACCCAATATTCTACTGTGCTCGGATCGGAGGGTCACAATCAccatcgatcatcatcatcatcgcccaCTCGCCGGGCGGAACAGGGTTCGCCGGAAGTCGCCGGTAAAGCAGCCACAAACGAAACGGGCCTCCATGACCATGACACTGTCGACATCCAGGTTTACGTGCCTTTCTAACTGCCTTTCATGCCTTTTgtggccttttttgtttatgtcGTCGATCATATCACCTCACGCCGCGATCGTTTCAAAGCATGGGGCTGTAGGATGGATATCGCAGATTGACCTTCGCCCCAGCGTAGCACatatcgttttcgtttctggAATCGACCTGCTTAGAATCTTTTATTTGCTCTATTTTCGGTTTGCTTGCCATCTTTGCTTTTTCGCACTTCCGCGGGTTTGTGTCCCATATTTTATTATCACCAACCATCTTGGCTGCAACCGTTACACCCAGGTTTGGCACGCTTTCGTTTCGGTCTTACGTTCGTTCGCACCATGCCCACGGTGCACCATCGATCTTGTGTTCCTCTTCGTACGCacgattgtttttatttgcacaacAACCGTAGATAGACTTGGTTGGGTTCGCGCCAATTAATTACATTTCCCATTTCCCTTGCAGCTCCCGGATGTCGCTGAACCGGAGCACGAGTTCGCTCGGCTCGAAAACGCAGCTAACATCGCCCTCGGGCAGTGAACCGCGACCCGGCGGTGGCACGGGTCAATCGTCGATTCCCACCCCGGTAGGATCGTCTATTCCGACCATGGTCAAGCAACCGCTCGATCGTCACGAACCGCTGCAGCGATCGCATATGAGCCCCCCGGAGTCGCTGCAAACTTCCAAGCGGGCCTCGTTCGTCGAGACCGGCTTCGTGGAAACGTTCAAGCCCCAGTTTACGCCGGGCCAATCGCTGACGTCCCCTTCGCCGGCCCCCACACCGGTGCCCTCGTCCAGCGCCACCGAGGACCGTATTCACATCCTGCAACTGCAGCACGAACTGGACGAGCAACGCAAGGTGAACGGGGATCTGAGCGAAAAGCTCGAAACGCTGAAGCAACGGCGGGCCGAAGATCGCGATCGGTTGCGTGAGTTCGACAAGCTGAAAACGCAGTACGAGCAGCTGATGGAGTTTAAGAGCAAAATCATGGACGCGCACTCGTCGCTGCAGCGCGAATTGCAGCGCGCCAAGCAGGAGGCCAAGGACGCGATCGAGGCGCGCGATCTGCACAGCGAAGAGATGGCTGAGCTGTCCGAGAACGTTGAGCTGATCACGCTCGACAAGGAGATGGCCGAGGAGAAGGCGGACACGTTGGCGCTCGAGCTGGAAACGGCCAAGGAGCGCATCGAGGAGCTGACACTCGATTTCGAAATTCTGAAGACGGAAATGCAGGAAAAGCTCACCTCCGGTGGCATCAGTGTTGTCGGGGGCGCCGGCGGCGATGGGTCGGCCTCGACGTACGAGTTCAAACAGCTCGAGCAACAGAATGCCCGGCTGCGCGAAACTCTCGTCCGTCTGCGTGACCTGTCGGCGCACGAGAAGCACGAAATTCAGAAGCTTGAGAAGGAGCTGGACACAAAGAAGTCGGAAGTGGCTGAGCTGCAGCGCACGAAGGAAAAGCTGTCGTCCAAGATCGACGAGCTGGAAGCGCAGCTAGGGGATTTGCAGGAGCAGGTCGATGCGGCCCTCGGTGCGGAAGAGATGGTGGAACAGTTGGCCGAGAAGAAGATGGAGCTGGAGGATCGGGTGAAGGCGCTCGAGGAAGAGGTAGCCGAACTGGAGGCCCTGGAGGAGGTCCACGAGCAGCTCGTCGAAAGCAACCACGAGCTAGAGATGGATATGCGCGAGGAGCTCGACATGGCGCACTCAGCCAAACGGGAGGCGGCCCGCGAGAAAGATGCCGCCCTCGAGACGATTGTCGATCGCGACCAAACGATCCTCAAGTTCCGCGAGCTGGTGCAACGGTTGAACGACCAGTGCCAGGAGCTGCGCGATCGGATCAACCAGGAGTCTagcaagcagcaacaacagcaacaagcgaAGGATACGGCCCTTATCACGGAGACGATCGATTTCAAGCAGATGTTTGCCGAGTCGAAGGCCTTTACACGCGCCATCGATCTGCAGCTGCGCCAGATCGAGTTGACGCAGGCGAACGAACACGTACGCTACCTGTCCGCGTTCATGCCCGACGTGTTTATGGCGCGCGGTGGCGATCACGATGCGATCCTTGTGATACTGCTCGTCTCACGGCTCGTCTTCAAATCGGGCATCATTGTGAGCCAGGCACGGGAACGGTTCTCCAACGTACCGCAGATCGATCGCACCGCCATCCTCGGTGGGCACGAAGTGGCCCAGTTTGGCTTCCGGTCGCGGCTACTCCACCACGTGCACAACCTGCAGAGCATCATGCACCAGTTCCTGTACAGCATGACTGGCTGCAAGGCGGACACGCTGCTCAAGATCGGCGCCGCGCTGCCTGAGATGCAAGCGCAGGAGAAGATGATCGACGAAATCGTCGATCTACTGAAGGTGAACCAGCTCGACGAAAACTCCTCCACCGACAGTAAGTAGTGGCCCCCGTTGTTAGTACCATATCGATTATTGACCCTTCTCCCCCCGCACCGTGATGTTGCAGATCTGGAAAAGTGTGTCACGTTCTTCAACGCAATGTACGTGGTGCTGTTGTCCGGTGACGATTTGG encodes the following:
- the LOC131211264 gene encoding dynactin subunit 1 — protein: MAEKYLKVGQRVELSGKDVRGTIAYVGMTSFAVGKWVGVVLDEAKGKNNGSIKGQQYFSCEENFGMFVRPTQLVFIDESGNALEDAQTPDEKPRSRLSSSRMSLNRSTSSLGSKTQLTSPSGSEPRPGGGTGQSSIPTPVGSSIPTMVKQPLDRHEPLQRSHMSPPESLQTSKRASFVETGFVETFKPQFTPGQSLTSPSPAPTPVPSSSATEDRIHILQLQHELDEQRKVNGDLSEKLETLKQRRAEDRDRLREFDKLKTQYEQLMEFKSKIMDAHSSLQRELQRAKQEAKDAIEARDLHSEEMAELSENVELITLDKEMAEEKADTLALELETAKERIEELTLDFEILKTEMQEKLTSGGISVVGGAGGDGSASTYEFKQLEQQNARLRETLVRLRDLSAHEKHEIQKLEKELDTKKSEVAELQRTKEKLSSKIDELEAQLGDLQEQVDAALGAEEMVEQLAEKKMELEDRVKALEEEVAELEALEEVHEQLVESNHELEMDMREELDMAHSAKREAAREKDAALETIVDRDQTILKFRELVQRLNDQCQELRDRINQESSKQQQQQQAKDTALITETIDFKQMFAESKAFTRAIDLQLRQIELTQANEHVRYLSAFMPDVFMARGGDHDAILVILLVSRLVFKSGIIVSQARERFSNVPQIDRTAILGGHEVAQFGFRSRLLHHVHNLQSIMHQFLYSMTGCKADTLLKIGAALPEMQAQEKMIDEIVDLLKVNQLDENSSTDNLEKCVTFFNAMYVVLLSGDDLVNETQIVRDCTASIAAACDSIANDSTIIKMLIKPGDETSDSGLLLQYILQNVENVRQQLKLVKRRLPQDVAITKCNLSANTLRNLKGTAEALNKVMSVLFYAARQCLQLVTVDPETETSVPHDKLWEIVSAGCEKIYEQDDLGPSQNLRPVLSAASTDMGQLAQYLLDHEYEIISATNTGKPEEKPVAPIIVRAQAVKKQLEETKTLTATLENREAEIRQLKLAAKLKQNELSEMQIRKDLAEKKLSVLQQDHETNTTRLQKQLDEVCTKLKQKEKEFEETMDHLQSDIDSLESEKSSLRDKLKSFSSRKVDLKTTTALDISTSSPYIAQELSLLKRAFKDERSERLKVQANEYRKILAGLEPLHVPQPKDERIQELDREISRVKHDLIMSLVRGAELPTTRTVHGNVAKTIIDHENRQKQHQTQLRAKAEQLACDVVHEYLQRKPHRAAKADFAAFPANEVSAAFRANVKV